One genomic region from Gammaproteobacteria bacterium encodes:
- the fliG gene encoding flagellar motor switch protein FliG: protein MAEETSREQVSGIERAAILLMSIGETDAAAVLKHMQPKEVQRIGHAMANVSNVTKEKAKRVLRDFVETAQNETAMGIGNQDYIRSMLVNALGEEKAGGVLDRILHGANTKGLETLKWMDPRAVAELIRLEHPQIIAIVLAYLESEQAAEVLSLMPDDIAYDVIMRIATLEGIQPSALNELNDILEKQFTGNSSVGSSSVGGIKTAANILNFIESSIESAIIEKVKETDEALADKIEELMFVFEDLATVDDRGVQTLLRELQTDTLVIALKGSSENIKEKFLKNMSKRAAEMLRDDLEVKGPVRLSEVETAQKEILSTARRMSDSGELTLGGKGGEEFV, encoded by the coding sequence ATGGCTGAAGAAACCTCGAGGGAACAGGTGTCCGGCATAGAGCGTGCCGCAATTCTGCTGATGAGTATCGGTGAGACTGATGCCGCGGCAGTGCTCAAGCATATGCAGCCCAAGGAAGTGCAGCGTATTGGTCATGCAATGGCAAACGTTAGCAATGTTACCAAGGAGAAAGCCAAGAGGGTGTTACGCGACTTTGTTGAAACCGCGCAAAATGAAACGGCGATGGGCATCGGAAACCAGGATTACATTCGCAGCATGCTGGTCAATGCCCTGGGTGAAGAGAAGGCCGGTGGCGTTCTTGACAGGATTCTCCACGGTGCCAATACCAAGGGCCTGGAAACACTAAAGTGGATGGATCCGCGTGCCGTGGCCGAACTCATACGCCTGGAGCACCCGCAGATTATCGCCATCGTCCTGGCCTACCTTGAAAGCGAGCAGGCGGCCGAGGTGTTGTCGCTGATGCCGGACGACATCGCCTATGACGTCATTATGCGCATCGCAACCCTGGAAGGCATACAACCCAGTGCGCTGAATGAATTGAATGACATACTGGAAAAACAGTTTACCGGCAACAGCAGCGTTGGATCATCCAGTGTTGGCGGTATCAAGACGGCTGCCAATATTCTCAACTTTATTGAGTCGTCTATCGAATCGGCAATCATCGAGAAGGTCAAGGAAACCGATGAAGCTCTGGCCGATAAAATCGAAGAGCTGATGTTCGTATTTGAAGACCTGGCGACTGTGGATGATCGCGGAGTTCAGACGCTGTTGCGTGAATTGCAAACGGATACGCTGGTTATAGCGCTCAAGGGATCATCGGAAAACATAAAGGAGAAGTTCCTCAAGAATATGTCAAAACGTGCAGCTGAAATGTTACGTGATGATCTTGAGGTGAAGGGGCCCGTACGCCTAAGCGAAGTGGAAACAGCACAGAAAGAAATACTGAGTACCGCCCGTCGCATGTCCGATTCGGGCGAGTTGACACTGGGCGGCAAGGGGGGCGAAGAGTTTGTCTAA
- a CDS encoding FliH/SctL family protein, producing MSKLIKSADLDRYESWVIPDMRDIEDTHIVSSHDVEELLESPSAAVTAQALEKIQKDAWQEGFDQGRSEGLQQGLASGKQLVEGISALLAPQAEIVGDEVRQQLVDLAVKIAREVIGREITLAPDQLSTVVDEAIACLPEKSGKLVVYVCPDDLDYARSDLAVDGFSRVVFLPDSALGRGDCRLETELSEVENTAQQRLASVIEHTIANMYEEVRDEHEPG from the coding sequence TTGTCTAAGCTGATCAAATCCGCTGATCTTGACCGCTATGAATCGTGGGTTATACCCGATATGCGTGATATCGAGGATACGCATATTGTATCGTCCCATGACGTGGAGGAGTTGCTGGAATCCCCGTCAGCGGCGGTAACAGCGCAGGCGCTGGAGAAAATCCAGAAAGATGCGTGGCAGGAAGGTTTTGATCAGGGCAGGTCAGAGGGTTTGCAGCAAGGACTGGCAAGCGGAAAGCAGCTGGTTGAGGGTATCAGTGCATTGTTGGCTCCGCAGGCCGAGATTGTAGGTGATGAGGTCAGGCAGCAGCTGGTAGACCTGGCAGTAAAGATTGCCCGTGAAGTGATTGGACGTGAAATCACTCTTGCGCCTGACCAGTTGTCAACGGTGGTTGATGAGGCCATAGCCTGTTTGCCTGAGAAAAGTGGCAAGCTGGTTGTATACGTGTGCCCGGATGACCTGGATTATGCCCGCTCGGATCTGGCTGTGGATGGGTTCTCCCGCGTGGTGTTTTTGCCGGACAGTGCGCTGGGACGTGGCGATTGCCGGCTGGAGACCGAGCTGTCCGAGGTGGAGAATACCGCGCAGCAGCGGCTCGCGTCGGTGATCGAGCACACCATCGCCAAC